In Kryptolebias marmoratus isolate JLee-2015 linkage group LG2, ASM164957v2, whole genome shotgun sequence, the genomic stretch CCGGGCCGAGCTGGAGACGCCCGTTATTACTGGTCTGCTTCTGCTGAGGCTGCCACACCATGTGCACCTTTCATCTCCAAAGCCATCTCTTCGGGAGACAATAAgcaccccccctccctcccccatgCCTTTGAAGTCACCAGGAGGGGGGGAGAGGCAGCACTAACATGAACTGAACAggtgaaacaggaagaaagagAAGGAGGTGGATGTGTTCCGCTCATGCACCGTGTGGCCGCTCTGTCAACACGTTCAGTAAAACCACTGTCAGCAGCTTTATTATGTATTCAACAGGGCCAGGCGGCTTTTGTGTgccttcttttacattttaatgaaaaatctAGGAATGACTGATAGAGACTTTGATaggaaatgaaaatgagaaTATCGTGTTTTAACACCCAGACgccaaaaaaaaatgcacatcagGCTGCCGGCTCCAGACCCGCCCTTCGGAAACCAACCTCTTCACACGGGCATATtgttaacaaatataaataaaaaccacaagaTAAACAGCTGTGATATGTTCACATTTATTGTGCGGTGACTTTTATATACatacatctttctttttttttttttacacctaatTTACATGGCCAGTAATAAATTAATCTGCTAATGTTCTTTAAATCATCTGGCCTTAGTGTTGCCACTGACTGGACACAGCCATctttgtagaagaaaaaaagcacaataattCCCAGTGACACATGAGTAACAAGGCAGTAATATGGGTCAATGTAGTCAAATTTATATGTTATATCTTACACACGCAGAGGCAGCTGGTAGGCGTTTTGGAGCCGTGACTTGTTGCACTgaagaacatttttgttgtccAGAAACTTCCAGAAACGGAAAAAGTAATCTGCTTTAAACACAGTGATATGCAGGTTCTTAAGTTTTGGATTTGCCTTAAATATTTGGTGGCTGAatgttttacaaacataaaactcTTTTTGGCACaggttttttgttcattttgattttatcatccacaaaaggtaaataaaactgaaaaactccTGTAAGCACAACACTAACAGCTGATaagtgaaattatttaaatacatttgttgGACTGTTATGCACcaagtattaaaaaaatgctctataaatgtattattatttcaaacaaacattatcAATACATGGTTCTCGCTTTGAGTCTTTAACATGATTATTTATCACCTTTTTGATAATAACAATTTGATAAATTAGATATAAAGTAAATTTATCAGTTTGTTAGTCTGAGTTGAGAAACTTGTCACCAAGCCCTTAGGAATTGTTGCTAAATAGATGAAAATTGCCCAAACGCCTTACAAGCTGCCTCTTTCAATATTAAAGATGACCGTTACTATTGTGCTACATACAGTATTGATCACTGACAACAGACACAAAGATAAAATACAGTTGGCTATTAGTGTAATCTTTACAAAACCTAAATCTAACCCGTTATGCATAAATCGTATTCACTCTGAACCTTGTAGTGTGtgtggaaacaataaaaaatacattaaccGGAGAGCCCGGGGCCCACACACGTCAAAAAGGGGacaaagataaaacataaaccactgaaaaataaaataaaaatccaattaagGTTTCTCATTTCCACACAAACTGTGAATACAAGCAATGACCTGATCCCATCTTAGAGTCGGACAGATGAGACAAGTCCAACCTTCTACCGCTAGCTAATGATAAACACTGACACTAACTAGAGTGACATGCCtttataacacaaaaacaacacatcagcTCCAATCTCATTTTccatacagaaacacaaagattcTTTTAGGATACATTGATGGCTCTTTAGCACTACGCTGCTGCAAGCAGCAGCATCTCTAAGCTATCCAAACATGCAGCTTGTGGTGAGTTTCTACAGTACTATTCAGAAGTTGTTGGTGGTAAACGGTTGTGAGAAACCCcagagtttgtattttttatttttattactattactCTCATAAGGTAACGATGTTCAGCATGGCTCTGATGTTCCATAAGCCTCACGTCCAGTCTGTTAAGACTCGCTCGTTAAAGTGAAAATAACGTGGCTCCCGTTTAAATCACCACATCataatgaaacatttgattattGCACACAAGCACTGAAATTTCAAATGTTCATGCAGAATGAATGAGAACACGGTACAATCAAATCAGTGGCTGCTCACAAGGTGATACAAACTTTTGGAAGACTAAATTACATTGTTTGAGGAGTCAGGAACTTAAATCCATTGCACATGACTGTAGCACCTACAGTAATCGTATAAAGAGAGTTGCAGTGTTTGAGAAGTGAATGTGAGGATTAATGACGCCAGCTGCTGACCGGAGTACCgtgagttttctttaaacagtaaaaaaaagaggcgTGTCAGAGATGATAACTGCCCTGTGGAGGACAGGATGATGAGCGAGCATTTCTGTGAGGGAATCTGTCGacgatttttgtttttcaggcaaATTCTTGCGTCGACAAGTAAACTATATTACATCCGTAATCAAACATTCATAGCTCTGATTCtgataaaacaaacttattAGACTTGAAGAACTGAGTTAAGCAAACATCTGATGTGGGGAGTTTGAAGgtgagtttaaaatatttgtataaaCAATCTTTTTCAGACACAATTCACCCAAAAACTACTCTACACACCAGACTAGACAAGAGAACCAGTTTTAAGGCGaaactgtgacaaaataatTAGTGTAGAAGTACATGTGAGAGTGAGAAGGGGCTGCTGTGATGGACCTTGTGTTTAATGGAGTGTAGACCATCCTCAAAGCGACTCATGGGGATTGGGAACCTGACCTGTAGCTCTTAAAGCTGCCCAGCAGACTCTGCATCCCCTTCTTAACCCGGCGAGCCACAGAATCGGTGGGAGGCGTGGGCAGGCAGGAGGCGAGGCTGGGTGGACGAGCGTCCAGACATTTCTGGTAGCGGAGCTTTAgagataaacacaaaataaaatatctcgATGGAAAACCACGATTTCCTTTTGCCTGCGTCAGTAACGTTTATCGTCTGAGGCTGGTTCGATAACTCACCATGCACGCAGCCTGCACAGCCTCGCTCAGACTGGCGGCGTTGGGTTCACACCAGAACATGTGGCAGGTGAACTCTTGGGGACCTTCGGCCATGATGAAAGCAAAGGTGTGGACGTCTTTGCCCACACCCATGAAAGACAGGAAACGCACTCTACATTCTGACAGCACCTCATCATCCTTGGggtagaaacaaaaacaggaaaaagaaaaaaattagacGTTGtataaaaatgcattaataaatgaaatccaTAGAAACTTccatttttatacaaaattcaAATAAAGTAGGAAAACGTGAGTGTAAAATAACTGTATCTTGAAATAACATcaatttgacacatttttacttgaattatagttttaaactttaaggcTGAGTGAAAATCAGTCATGAGGGAACAGGATAGGAAGTTTGTAGACTCAAATATACTTCTGacatccttttaaaaaaatcctcatagtttaaaataaactgtttcattcagagtttgatttttgttaccTGTTTTGAAAGGATGGTGAGAGTGGCTGGTGCAACATTCACAGAGACAggagtccagttgtttttgtctttgccaGCCACTGCTGCCTCTAACGCTTCATTTACGACATCCATTCCTGTCAGAAAggcacacaaaacacagattatTAAGTACTGAGTGATAACAACAAATTGTAACGCTAATCTCCCAACAAAAACTCGAGTTTTGCTTACCAACTGGTCTTGTTACAGATTCAGAACCAAGATAATAAACATGGAAGCGCTGGACAAGCTCGTTTTTAGGAGCAGGGAACTCTGTTAAGAAAGTAAGAAACATTACATCATTtaatatcatgttttaatttaaaaggggGAAATCCTAAAGTCTCTAAAGGTTAACTGCTTTACCTTCAACAGGGACCAAAGGTTTATTTGAGTCAGAGTTGAGCCTGCTCATCCCTGGCTTTGTTGCCTTTCTCTCCATCATAATCTAAGGCAAAAATATGTAAAGTCGATCTGTTTATGTCAGAAAAGAATAACTGAtgaaaatcaattttaaaaaatccgaACGAGGGCTGACCTTTGAACACATCTCATGTAGACTGGTGGCGATGTTCTTGGCAGGTGAATCGCAGCGGAAAACGTGACACTTCAGAACTTGAGTCAAGTTGTCTCGAGCAACGTAAGCAAAATCCCTGCAGGAGaaaccaaaaaaggaaaagctcaCATTCACACACCGAGTCATTTACACTGCTTAAACTGAACAAGCAGGCTTTGGTTGacataacacacacacgtacacacactgCTACAGACAGCACAAATACAACTTTAAAGAGAGGAAGTGTTAATATATACCTTTCCCTGCATTGGATGTAAAAAGcagcatgaaagaaaaaaaaaaaacacaagtgtcAGAAGTCAAGCAACTGCTTTAAAAAGGGTTAGTAATATTCAAGCTGCAGTTCAATCAACAgtccagcagatggcagcagcagcataaAGAAAGACCATAACAATGACTATAACAATCTAAATGCACACTTGGCACGAAAATGGTAGAATATTCAAAAATGGGAAACAAATCtgctctgctttttattttacaaaaatactaTCATTCAAACAATGccaaaaattaaatcaagtaaaaaaaaagcatttgtgaagcaagttttgtttaaagcaacttttaaaaaagaaaaacaattacgTATATCTCTGCCATCATGTTGTAAATACTGACCTTCCATTGTCTCTGCCAACTCCCCAAACACGAATGCTGCCAATCGGCTGAGAATGAAGGAGAGTCTGACCCAGTGGGTCGATCAGGTTCATCGTGTCATTCTCCAGGACCATCAACATGTCTTTACCCTGTCACGACATGAACACTTGATCTAAAAATCACTGCACATGTTATAAGTCCTTTATGACTGAAATTAAAGTATAATAAACTATGCAATAATAAACAAGTCAACTTTGCCTAAATTCCAGTACGAAGTtaactagatttttttcttaaaatgatCTGAACACAAACTGATAAAAGTGATGATATGATGAAATATCAATTTCCTCCAATTGGACAAATTTGATTGTTTATCGAAGTCCGACATCATGCAGTTCTGCCTAATCAACAGTGTCGATGTTAAAAAGTACAGTTCAGACAGTCATGATGACAGTGCCTTGACACGTCAGTAGATCCCCCCTCACCTCTCCCCAGATGCCTGCAGTGTCGTGAAGGTTGTGTTTGTGATAAGAGAGCTGTCTGATGCAGTTGTTGACAGCAACACTGCTCTTGCCAGGAGCCAAGTCTTCCTCAGACATCTCCACCCAGCCCAGGGAGCGCACTGCAAAACACTGACACCACAAATATGCAGCATGTTAGCAAAAAACGGTCACGAATAAAGCGAAGGATTCTTAGTTGTTTTTTGATTGATTTCTGTGGCAGCGTCTGTCActcttagttcagtttatttatgtagtgcCAATTCAGACCAAAAGGTAATTCCAGGggactaaacaacaacaaaaacaagtccaaattcAGTTCCAAACAGATCCAGATCAAAATCTAATTGCAGTCAAATCAGTCCAATTATAACACAATCACATGCATTCAGTTGTGAAGATAATATCAAGctgaaaaacatgcaaaatcacacaaaacagaatattttacgATAATAACATCCACTCTTGTTATCTACATGTCCAATTTGCAGAAAACAACTTTCAAAAACTATTTCAAgtgccacaataaaaaaaacattaaaaacaactgagtGATACTAAGGGAAAATTTAGAATTTTCATATATGATCCAGACTAAATATCTCCAACCAGGTTTGAATTTTTCACATGAACAACTCTTTTAACTCTCCAAAGTGATTACGATCTTTGTCACATGTCATTTTAAtccctttaactttttttagacatttgtaACACTGACAGTGTTGTTAATCccttaaagcaaaaacactccATCTTAGTTcatctttctttctgcttctttcagacATTCAGTGTTACAGACATACAAACAACTGTGATGGAGAAACTACTGTACGGAACTTCCATGTGGCTGAGAATAGATGGGAACTAACAAAATATATTGCATGATTTTCcaacaataaaatgtcaaatttaaaagaaacactcATATTGGAATAAGTACAATGCTGTTGTGGATGGAAGCActgagtttttttattaaaatgtgaaatgtgcATTATTAGATGGACAGCTGGTTGAGACTCTTCAGTCTCACAAACCTTTTAATGTACAATTGTTATAATTGTTACTAAAAATTGCTGCATTTTACTTTATCTTCGTTCGGTTTCCAACAACCATATGATTgctgtctgctgtgtgtttgtaagAAAGGATTAGGTGAAGCACAActgtaaattaaaccaaaatggAGCAGAGAATATGAAGGATGTGGCCTTGAGGCTATGAAACCAAGGACTTAGGAACAGCACCAAGCAGTGAGGGAAACCGCTGAACAGTTAAATCAATTGTTTAATGAGTCGATGTGTAATTGTTTTGAAAATTTGAAATCATTAAATATAGATCTGCAGTATCCCGACTTGCAAACTGCCTGTATGTTCATGTGAATAAATGCAGTTCTGACTTATCATCTGTGTTCAAAGCGATGTGTGAATTTAAAGGTGCAGCACGGCAGAACTGAAGGGTTCTCACTGACATAGGAAACCAAAGAGTTCCATTGCTGAATAAAAGAATGCATAATCTGAAAGGAGGGTTTATGtacattttaacacaataatGAAATCCAACAAGAATCCTGATTTACCTTTGATTCTAAATCTGTGCACAGTGGAGCAAgtttctcttcttcctcagaCTGGGAGCAATTGTAGCTACAAACACAGAGTAGGAGAGTTAGGAGCAGGCAAcagagtaaaatataaaaacaggtgACAAcgaaaaaaactacaaattcaGGTAACTCTAACACTACATACTTCAAGTTGATAGATGCATAGCGTAGAGTGGCTCCTTCGAATTCCTTCAGACTTTGATCAGATGCAacttctccctcctcctgaacacaaacagcagaattaTTAACATCTAAAGCCTAAATTAGACAACTCTAaagagaaattaattttaattatgcTGTACATTCACCATGCCATCACCAGTGTGATGTTTATCCTGTAACATTCTGCTTTGTAATATTATTCTATATTATATAAATTATGTTAAATATTCTATAATCACATTTTCCAgtcatgtaaaatatttaacataacTGCATATCTCtggttagtttgtttttgtaagtacGGAACCATTTCCCACTGACCATCATCCATAAAAAGCGGTGAAACAATTTCTGGTGGAGGAATGAATTAAGATTAAAGAAGTTTTAAACTTGTATGACTCAACTTACTAAATCGATTTTAGTAAGAACTCAGAATTTataaagttcttttttaatatagagtttaaaacattttggccCAGTAATCAGAATGACAACATGTTTAAGTTGCGCAGGCTGAACTTATGAACATTGACAGAAAATATTCAGAAGAAATGTCAAAGTAGTTTTTGTTAGCTGGCTGTACAAAATGGCAATAATTACCTTCCAAAGCTCCCCTTCATCACCACCTTCATCTGTGCTGGAAAGTTGAGCCCAAGTTTCctaaagaagtaaaaaatgaataaataagaacaaaaaaaaaactattgttaAGTAAAAATTCACACATTGGTGTCACCAGGCAAGCAAACTACTGGAAACCTCACCTCAGGTTCCTCACAGGGTGTCGTCTCCAGGGACATGGTGGAGGACATCATGGAGTCGCCAACTTTCCCCAGTGGAGACGGAGGCTCCCACTGGGTGGTGCCGGTGGGGATATGCCAGTAATACGTGCCTGACGTATCTCGCACCCTCATCCAGCCTGAAGGCAGGTCTGTGTCAGTCTCAAAAGCACTGGAGTCCCAGAAGGACTCTGAAGGGCAAAAAGGAAAAGGCACATCTAAGAAAACCTTTGAATAAAGTTAcagaaataagaacaaaaaagtacaaaatataaacatgttaaaagCAAATACTTTCAACAAGATATTATGTGGAGTAAAAGGATGCAAATTATGACAAATCACATTTATATATACTAAGATGGAGTCACCACTGCTTGcaataaactatttattattCTAATATCCAAATAGTTTTGTTGCTTCTATTGTTTTaaccatttaattaaaaaaatacctaGATAAGCAGTTATAATAGTATTTGTGTCCAAGTTTAGGAAATAAACCTTTGTATATTATTGAATTATAATAGCTAAACGTTGCTGTATTATGAAGAACTTGTGCTCATTTTTGTTATTACAGCATGATGATAAAATCGATGCAAATATAATGCActtgtgaagcttttttttgtgaattgaaaTAAGTTACTGTCTAATCGGTGGAATCAAACTCGCAACTATAGAAACCAACCCTGGTTAGATACGTGGTTAATGAACTCCATGCGGTCCTGTTTACCTCTGTTGCCATTTGGAGAGTCAGAGGTGTTGTCCTGAGACAGCACAGGCCAGCTGGCCTCTTCGTCACTTGGTGTCCCATTCATATTGGAGAAGAGAAGGCAAGCGTTTCTCCCCACAACACCTCCATCTCTTTGAGGCTCTCTGTTACTCcaatctgctgttttttctcctctggtGTCACTGGAGGTCTCTTCGTCTTCCTCAGATTTGTCATCTTTCTCTTTATCATCCTCTTCCCTCTCCTTATCTTTCTCCTGTGTTGACTCCAGAGTGTCAATGAGTAATGGCTCATTAAGGATGTTCTTGGACTCCTCCTGACTGAGGCCAGGTGTCAGTGCTATTTTTGGAGACTGCTCCTCGTTTCCCTGTTGTTCTTCCTGAGTGATGTTCTGGTGAGGAAAGTCTTCCTTATTACCATTCTGGTTGATGTTACAGTTAtggtcctggtcctgttggTTCTCGGCTACTTTGCGCAGCTGATTCTGGCCTTCTTTGAGCCACTTGGCGTTGTTGCCAATGGACTCCGGGTCGCACCAGTGGCTGCCATCATTCAGCTTGTTCTTCAGCTCCTCatcttgcttttgtttattcacAACATATGCcacatcttcatcatcatgACCACCCATGTTAACTTGTCTTACAACTAGTCTCCTGTAAACAAAGAAAGGATATCTGTTAGCACTACAAATTGCCAGATAAATCTGCACAGTAGTAACTAGCACTGCATGAAGCAAGGTGCTcatacatatttattatttacattatttgaGTGGATATAATTACTGCGTACTGTATGCACATAGCTGGATAATAGTTTAGTACATTTCAAGACGTTAACGTTGTCACAATCGTTCAActtgtcagttttaaaaatgaagtcgGTTTCTGGTTCATCTTTGCCTCTGACCGTGAATATGGCGACTTCCTCTACTGAATTCGCTAGACGAATAAGAAACGTACTTCAGCAGCTTCACCTTCCATTCCCTTAACACGACCTTTTTTGAAGATTATACGCTCAACACAGAGTCACACAAAAGCCATGGGCACGATCTAACGTTCAGATTAAATGTCCCGAATGTAAGGTTGTGAGATATATTCTAAAACATGGTGATCGGATGCCACCGCCGCAGCTGGAAATAACGGGCATCATCCGCCATCATCACCGTCTTCTTAGCTAGGCTAATGTTAGCTTCTCAGCTAGCTCGCCAGCTAGCTAGCTAACGTTTATGGGCGAATTTTAAAACGGCTCCGGTTAGCGCTGATTTAACAAAGTAATTGTTAGGATGCAGACTCACCAACTCCACCGAACCCCCTGCTGTCGAAATGCAATGAAAGTGGCGAATTAACTACATATTTCCACGCGTCGTGAAGGCTCGCTGGGTTTCTGGGTGGTGTTTTCAGTCAGTGGGCTCGGCCGGTGATGGAGGACGAGCCTGCGTCACGGATTATCGTCACGCGCAGGCAGAGCCCACTGCTGCGCCCCAGGTTCGGGGGAATACTTTCATCACTAATTTTGGAAATGCATCCGTTTTTAAGTTAGTGGGAGCATTCAGGATACTAACACATCATAAAGCGTGTTTAAATGTGTATGCGCTACCAAGGACCTTCCTGTATATTGACCTTTTAAATGTAGTTTGTGCTAAAGAGTGTTAatgaattgtattttttctcaTGTATGGCATGCTAGTTATAAAAGAAAGGTTGAATAGGTTACCAGAAATAACCTACTGGTTAACACAGATCCTAGAATTTGTTTTTCACCAGATTCACTGACTTTAAATGAAGTCACATTAGGAAAATTACTCATTTTAGTCCAACTTCCACCACAATTGACCCATCAGAagtgttgcatgtttttaatatacttttatataaatacatacatttttgcCCATTCTTGATTTTGGCTTGAACTATGTGATTcggcacaaacacaagcaagtGGGTAGAGGCACAGAAAGGATGCAGGTGAAAGAAACAACCCAGAATATAAAGTGAAACGCAATCCAAAGCAACGAAAAACTAAACGTAGTTTTAAAGGAAGGTTTTACGAGAAATCCACTCAACACCATTATGTCCCAGCGGAGGCCACAGTTTGGACATAAAATAAAGAACGGCCTCGTTTAGATCGTAGTACCATTTCTACCAGTGGGAAGAACGTAAGATAGAACATGTTGGAAAATGTTTCCTATATtccaaataaaaattatattcaaACACTTCACATTCTGACTTTGTTCAACAGTatagatgacaaaaaaaactcagattaCATGAATAAGATCAAACTTAATACAAGAATAAACATTTGAGCAATGCAGTTGATAACATTGATACAGTTATAGAAACAAACTCGCAATGAGTTTTGTGAAGATTCTCAAATGTTAACAGTTTTgcatccaaaaaacaaacaagaggcGAGTTTCAAACCATTTGAAGGTTGTAAAAGATATCAGGAAATAAGTTTCGAGACAAGCCAAGCCTCACATAAAACGACATTGATTcgattgtttaaaaacaaacgtttACATTTGACATGCTTGCTCACCGCATGCCGTTCTTTGCCACTAAAATAACAAACGTTAACCCATTCCCTTCAACAAGTTTTgggttattttgttgtttttcttacttataagccaacattttaaaaaaggaccaGTTACCTAAAAGGAggacctttttaaaatgaacccGTTCCGGATAAATAAAGCCTTAAAACCACTGGTCAGATACAGCAGAACATCATGCCGACTACCACAGGTTATTTATCAACTCAAAAAGATTGTACTCAGTCCACATGATTAAGGTTTAGAAGACGATATCAAAAGAGGGCTGTAATACAAACTATAtcatgcttaaaaataaaaacatatacaaatgaaacaaacaaactcatctCAGAAGCAGAACTTGCAGTGTCGGTGAACGAAGCGACAGAAGAAGAGTTTAAGGCAATACTGGTAAGCACCACACCATCATATTGAGTTGCATCTGGGGTAAAATATCCATACTTTTAATCAGTTCAATGGAATAGAGCAGTGagggctttttgtttgttttacttgtcCTGCATCTTTCCCAAAATCGGCACAATCATGTCAAACTTGGGCCTCTTAGCTGGGTCTTCGTTCATGCATATCTTCATGAGCTTGCAAATGTGTGGTGAGATGCCAGGGGGGATGGTGGGCCTCAAACCTTCCAAGGcaacctgaaataaaaaagagactCTGAATTAGTTAAACTAACAAGTTCAGGCGATTTGCCTGAAAGTTATGGACGTTAATGAATTCatatgtttctgcctgtgtagATGCAGTCTATTAGGCTACAGTGTTTCTGACCTTCATGCCAATTTCCATGTTGGACAGATCAGCAAACGGGACTTCTCTGGTCACCAGCTCCCACAGCAGGATGGCAAAGCTCCACATGTCAGCTGACCGACGATTGATCTCTTCTGGCTTCTTCTGCAGAGCTGACAACCCCAAAATACACAGAGCAAAGGTTACACAGTGCACACACTACACAACATGCACTCTGCTGCTCTACTTCCTGCTTAAAGTCCACACTGTTAGCGCAACCAAATGTTCTGACCACCGTCACACACTGAATATCTAACATCACAAAGCATAAAATTACAACTTGCATGGGTTCCACGTCACAAACGGGTGCAGATGAAAGGGTTGGTAACAGAAAGTTTGATTTATATAGACATCTCATACAAACAGGTAAGTTACTGATTATTCCACTGCATGAATACATTTACTTCAATAAAACTTCACTCTATCATGCTATACAGACCacaataatgtcattttttaaaacttaaatttcaCCGCCAGTATAGTTGTGGATTAATACATTGTACTAATAATATATTAAGActattttatctaaaaaacCTCTACTGTCCAACGCTGATAGAAAACCCGTTAATACTTCAAAATAATGAATTTGTAGTTACATTTTAGATAAAGATGCACTACATGTATTAGTTACACCACTGGTTTTTCCCTCCTTTACCATCCCATGATGCACCTGAACAAATATCTCCCGTTAGAAACTAATCTATGCAGTATAAATAGAAACACAGTGCTCTTTATTTCATGGCTCGCTACCATCTAAACATGCACTGTATGGGTGTTGTTTCCATAGTAACTGGAAGAGATATCTATAGTGTTCTGTTtctgcaaaacttttttttttttccctcctgagTTTCTGTTGTAGTTTACACACCCACTGCAAACGTTCCCTGGTTATTTTCACGTCCtgtaatcagtttatttttctaacctACTTGGATTTCACTGCATCTCTCAGGGAAATCGGCTCCAAATTACATTTGGCTCCAAGACAGTGTGTAGTTCCCTGCATCCATCATCCTCTATTGGTCTTGTGTGGCTTCAGCTGTCACTTTAGATCTGTGCTGTATGAGCGATGCCTACCCTCAGGGGCTACCCATGCAGGCGAGTACATCCTGCCAGGACACTGGAAGGAGAACTTGACGTCTGCCATGCTGATCCTTGCTGTCATATCTTCATCTATCTGCGCAAACAAGACAACTGAGATGTTACTTTCCACGATTTCAAAGCAATGTCCTTTGTGTTTCCAGCACAAAGTGATAGGTTTATGAGCCTGAAATCTTTATCaaagagaaatatttttcttacCATGACACTTTTACTGTTGAGATAATGACGAGGGATCATGGGTTCAAGTGTGTGTAAGAAGGCCATCCCAGAAGCAATGTCCAAGGCAAACTTGACCGCTTGAGTCTGGTCTACCACAAAGTCTGACAGCAGGATGAGGAACAAGTAATAAAAGCTTTAGGTCAGCCCACCTTTAATCACATAACAGGATGACAGTGAAattgctgctgcagaaaaagtgatggcaacaaaatgacaaacatttaaGTGCATCAGCTCACAAATTCCTGCAAATCACCAAAGTTGTTTATAGGTGTGGACTTTGTGACCAGAATGGAAATACTCACTAGTGCCTTCATGCAGCACATTGTAGAGGGAGCCATGAGGCATCCAGTGTGTGATG encodes the following:
- the apbb1 gene encoding amyloid-beta A4 precursor protein-binding family B member 1 isoform X2, which gives rise to MGGHDDEDVAYVVNKQKQDEELKNKLNDGSHWCDPESIGNNAKWLKEGQNQLRKVAENQQDQDHNCNINQNGNKEDFPHQNITQEEQQGNEEQSPKIALTPGLSQEESKNILNEPLLIDTLESTQEKDKEREEDDKEKDDKSEEDEETSSDTRGEKTADWSNREPQRDGGVVGRNACLLFSNMNGTPSDEEASWPVLSQDNTSDSPNGNRESFWDSSAFETDTDLPSGWMRVRDTSGTYYWHIPTGTTQWEPPSPLGKVGDSMMSSTMSLETTPCEEPEETWAQLSSTDEGGDEGELWKEEGEVASDQSLKEFEGATLRYASINLNYNCSQSEEEEKLAPLCTDLESKCFAVRSLGWVEMSEEDLAPGKSSVAVNNCIRQLSYHKHNLHDTAGIWGEGKDMLMVLENDTMNLIDPLGQTLLHSQPIGSIRVWGVGRDNGRDFAYVARDNLTQVLKCHVFRCDSPAKNIATSLHEMCSKIMMERKATKPGMSRLNSDSNKPLVPVEEFPAPKNELVQRFHVYYLGSESVTRPVGMDVVNEALEAAVAGKDKNNWTPVSVNVAPATLTILSKQDDEVLSECRVRFLSFMGVGKDVHTFAFIMAEGPQEFTCHMFWCEPNAASLSEAVQAACMLRYQKCLDARPPSLASCLPTPPTDSVARRVKKGMQSLLGSFKSYRSGSQSP
- the apbb1 gene encoding amyloid-beta A4 precursor protein-binding family B member 1 isoform X1, with amino-acid sequence MGGHDDEDVAYVVNKQKQDEELKNKLNDGSHWCDPESIGNNAKWLKEGQNQLRKVAENQQDQDHNCNINQNGNKEDFPHQNITQEEQQGNEEQSPKIALTPGLSQEESKNILNEPLLIDTLESTQEKDKEREEDDKEKDDKSEEDEETSSDTRGEKTADWSNREPQRDGGVVGRNACLLFSNMNGTPSDEEASWPVLSQDNTSDSPNGNRESFWDSSAFETDTDLPSGWMRVRDTSGTYYWHIPTGTTQWEPPSPLGKVGDSMMSSTMSLETTPCEEPEETWAQLSSTDEGGDEGELWKEEGEVASDQSLKEFEGATLRYASINLNYNCSQSEEEEKLAPLCTDLESKCFAVRSLGWVEMSEEDLAPGKSSVAVNNCIRQLSYHKHNLHDTAGIWGEGKDMLMVLENDTMNLIDPLGQTLLHSQPIGSIRVWGVGRDNGRERDFAYVARDNLTQVLKCHVFRCDSPAKNIATSLHEMCSKIMMERKATKPGMSRLNSDSNKPLVPVEEFPAPKNELVQRFHVYYLGSESVTRPVGMDVVNEALEAAVAGKDKNNWTPVSVNVAPATLTILSKQDDEVLSECRVRFLSFMGVGKDVHTFAFIMAEGPQEFTCHMFWCEPNAASLSEAVQAACMLRYQKCLDARPPSLASCLPTPPTDSVARRVKKGMQSLLGSFKSYRSGSQSP